A section of the Carassius carassius chromosome 17, fCarCar2.1, whole genome shotgun sequence genome encodes:
- the LOC132160710 gene encoding protein CBFA2T2-like isoform X1 has product MVGIPSAFQYSAEKNVPAMPGSPVDGKTHCRPTVSVMPPLPSVNPSGPRPAAFSSTALTNGINHSPPMLNAIPSPPQRYSNGPSSSSSSSLANQQLPATCGARQLSKLKRFLTTLQQFGNDISPEIGESVRNLVLALVNNTVTIEEFHSRLQEATNFPLRPFVIPFLKANLPLLQRELLHCARAAKQTPAQYLSQHEHLLLSTSVPSPADSTELLLEPSESSKRHSPNRSKENGFHERPPASLEPPAKRICTISPAPRHSPAHPLQLPAQIHPTPPPLQHYALDDISTPHLYREPQRILELKERPRLIGSNGGYREEPVDHRLTEREWAEEWRHLDNVLNCIVDMVEKTRRSVSVLRRCQESDRDELNYWRRRSNPHDEGRKNGSTAGNVPFSKTLSPLSAEGVNTDSQRDLPLRSGSGYVPDEIWRKAEEAVNEVKRQAMDEVQKAVAEAEQKAFEMITAERAKMEKTLADAKRKATEDAIQVINEQEDSSECCWNCGRKASETCSGCNAARYCGSFCQHKDWERHHLICSPGLQTQPKSMPRIPAKAPESPGLEKTSRVSTPASSDASGH; this is encoded by the exons ACAGTGCAGAGAAGAACGTTCCTGCCATGCCCGGTTCCCCAGTGGATGGAAAGACTCATTGCAGACCAACCGTCTCCGTCATGCCTCCTCTACCCTCCGTCAACCCCAGTGGACCTCGACCAGCAGCCTTCTCCTCCACAGCAT TGACTAATGGGATCAATCATTCTCCGCCGATGCTCAACGCCATTCCCTCGCCGCCTCAGCGCTACAGCAACGgcccttcatcatcatcttcctcttctCTGGCCAATCAGCAGCTTCCAGCCACCTGCGGCGCTCGACAGCTGAGCAAACTCAAGCGCTTCCTCACAACCCTGCAGCAGTTCGGCAACGACATCTCGCCCGAGATCGGAGAGAGCGTCCGAAACCTGGTGCTGGCGCTGGTG AACAACACCGTCACCATCGAAGAGTTTCACTCCAGACTGCAAGAAGCTACAAACTTCCCCTTGAGGCCCTTCGTCATTCCCTTCCTGAAG GCGAACCTGCCCTTACTGCAGAGAGAGCTTTTGCACTGCGCTCGAGCCGCCAAACAGACTCCAGCGCAGTATCTGTCCCAACACGAACACCTCCTGCTCAGCACCAGCGTCCCATCACCAGCCGACTCCACCGAACTCCTGCTGGAGCCCAGCGAGAGCAGCAAACGCCACAGTCCTAACCG AAGTAAAGAGAATGGTTTTCACGAGCGTCCTCCCGCCTCCCTGGAGCCTCCTGCCAAACGAATTTGCACCATTAGCCCCGCCCCCCGACACAGCCCCGCCCACCCGCTGCAGCTCCCCGCCCAGATCCACCCGACTCCGCCCCCTCTGCAGCACTATGCGCTGGATGACATCAGCACACCTCACCTGTACAGAGAGCCGCAGCGGATCCTGGAGCTGAAGGAGCGTCCGCGGCTGATAG GCAGTAACGGAGGCTATCGTGAGGAACCTGTGGACCACAGACTGACGGAAAGAGAGTGGGCTGAAGAATGGAGACATCTGGATAAT GTGCTGAACTGTATTGTGGACATGGTGGAGAAGACACGGCGTTCGGTAAGCGTTCTGCGGCGCTGTCAGGAGTCCGACCGAGACGAGCTCAATTACTGGAGACGACGCTCCAACCCACACGATGAGGGACGCAAGAACGGATCGACCGCAGGGAACGTCCCGTTCTCCAAGACACTCAGCCCTCTGTCAGCCGAGGGAGTCAACACAG ACTCTCAGAGGGATCTTCCCTTGCGCTCCGGCTCTGGATATGTGCCTGATGAGATATGGAGGAAAGCCG AGGAAGCGGTGAACGAGGTGAAGCGTCAGGCGATGGACGAGGTGCAGAAGGCCGTCGCCGAGGCCGAGCAGAAAGCCTTCGAGATGATCACCGCAGAGAGAGCCAAGATGGAGAAAACCCTCGCCGATGCCAAGAGGAAAGCCACTGAAGACGCCATACAGGTCATCAACGAGCAGGAAGACTCCAGCGAG TGCTGCTGGAACTGCGGTCGGAAGGCGAGCGAGACGTGCAGCGGCTGTAATGCGGCGCGATACTGCGGCTCCTTCTGTCAACACAAGGACTGGGAGCGACACCATCTCATCTGCAGCCCGGGACTCCAGACGCAGCCCAAATCCATGCCACGCATCCCGGCCAAAGCTCCGGAGAGTCCAGGCCTGGAGAAGACCTCCAGAGTGTCCACCCCAGCCTCGTCAGACGCCAGCGGACACTGA
- the LOC132160710 gene encoding protein CBFA2T2-like isoform X2, translating into MVGIPSAFQYSAEKNVPAMPGSPVDGKTHCRPTVSVMPPLPSVNPSGPRPAAFSSTALTNGINHSPPMLNAIPSPPQRYSNGPSSSSSSSLANQQLPATCGARQLSKLKRFLTTLQQFGNDISPEIGESVRNLVLALVNNTVTIEEFHSRLQEATNFPLRPFVIPFLKANLPLLQRELLHCARAAKQTPAQYLSQHEHLLLSTSVPSPADSTELLLEPSESSKRHSPNRKENGFHERPPASLEPPAKRICTISPAPRHSPAHPLQLPAQIHPTPPPLQHYALDDISTPHLYREPQRILELKERPRLIGSNGGYREEPVDHRLTEREWAEEWRHLDNVLNCIVDMVEKTRRSVSVLRRCQESDRDELNYWRRRSNPHDEGRKNGSTAGNVPFSKTLSPLSAEGVNTDSQRDLPLRSGSGYVPDEIWRKAEEAVNEVKRQAMDEVQKAVAEAEQKAFEMITAERAKMEKTLADAKRKATEDAIQVINEQEDSSECCWNCGRKASETCSGCNAARYCGSFCQHKDWERHHLICSPGLQTQPKSMPRIPAKAPESPGLEKTSRVSTPASSDASGH; encoded by the exons ACAGTGCAGAGAAGAACGTTCCTGCCATGCCCGGTTCCCCAGTGGATGGAAAGACTCATTGCAGACCAACCGTCTCCGTCATGCCTCCTCTACCCTCCGTCAACCCCAGTGGACCTCGACCAGCAGCCTTCTCCTCCACAGCAT TGACTAATGGGATCAATCATTCTCCGCCGATGCTCAACGCCATTCCCTCGCCGCCTCAGCGCTACAGCAACGgcccttcatcatcatcttcctcttctCTGGCCAATCAGCAGCTTCCAGCCACCTGCGGCGCTCGACAGCTGAGCAAACTCAAGCGCTTCCTCACAACCCTGCAGCAGTTCGGCAACGACATCTCGCCCGAGATCGGAGAGAGCGTCCGAAACCTGGTGCTGGCGCTGGTG AACAACACCGTCACCATCGAAGAGTTTCACTCCAGACTGCAAGAAGCTACAAACTTCCCCTTGAGGCCCTTCGTCATTCCCTTCCTGAAG GCGAACCTGCCCTTACTGCAGAGAGAGCTTTTGCACTGCGCTCGAGCCGCCAAACAGACTCCAGCGCAGTATCTGTCCCAACACGAACACCTCCTGCTCAGCACCAGCGTCCCATCACCAGCCGACTCCACCGAACTCCTGCTGGAGCCCAGCGAGAGCAGCAAACGCCACAGTCCTAACCG TAAAGAGAATGGTTTTCACGAGCGTCCTCCCGCCTCCCTGGAGCCTCCTGCCAAACGAATTTGCACCATTAGCCCCGCCCCCCGACACAGCCCCGCCCACCCGCTGCAGCTCCCCGCCCAGATCCACCCGACTCCGCCCCCTCTGCAGCACTATGCGCTGGATGACATCAGCACACCTCACCTGTACAGAGAGCCGCAGCGGATCCTGGAGCTGAAGGAGCGTCCGCGGCTGATAG GCAGTAACGGAGGCTATCGTGAGGAACCTGTGGACCACAGACTGACGGAAAGAGAGTGGGCTGAAGAATGGAGACATCTGGATAAT GTGCTGAACTGTATTGTGGACATGGTGGAGAAGACACGGCGTTCGGTAAGCGTTCTGCGGCGCTGTCAGGAGTCCGACCGAGACGAGCTCAATTACTGGAGACGACGCTCCAACCCACACGATGAGGGACGCAAGAACGGATCGACCGCAGGGAACGTCCCGTTCTCCAAGACACTCAGCCCTCTGTCAGCCGAGGGAGTCAACACAG ACTCTCAGAGGGATCTTCCCTTGCGCTCCGGCTCTGGATATGTGCCTGATGAGATATGGAGGAAAGCCG AGGAAGCGGTGAACGAGGTGAAGCGTCAGGCGATGGACGAGGTGCAGAAGGCCGTCGCCGAGGCCGAGCAGAAAGCCTTCGAGATGATCACCGCAGAGAGAGCCAAGATGGAGAAAACCCTCGCCGATGCCAAGAGGAAAGCCACTGAAGACGCCATACAGGTCATCAACGAGCAGGAAGACTCCAGCGAG TGCTGCTGGAACTGCGGTCGGAAGGCGAGCGAGACGTGCAGCGGCTGTAATGCGGCGCGATACTGCGGCTCCTTCTGTCAACACAAGGACTGGGAGCGACACCATCTCATCTGCAGCCCGGGACTCCAGACGCAGCCCAAATCCATGCCACGCATCCCGGCCAAAGCTCCGGAGAGTCCAGGCCTGGAGAAGACCTCCAGAGTGTCCACCCCAGCCTCGTCAGACGCCAGCGGACACTGA
- the LOC132160710 gene encoding protein CBFA2T2-like isoform X3, whose product MPGSPVDGKTHCRPTVSVMPPLPSVNPSGPRPAAFSSTALTNGINHSPPMLNAIPSPPQRYSNGPSSSSSSSLANQQLPATCGARQLSKLKRFLTTLQQFGNDISPEIGESVRNLVLALVNNTVTIEEFHSRLQEATNFPLRPFVIPFLKANLPLLQRELLHCARAAKQTPAQYLSQHEHLLLSTSVPSPADSTELLLEPSESSKRHSPNRSKENGFHERPPASLEPPAKRICTISPAPRHSPAHPLQLPAQIHPTPPPLQHYALDDISTPHLYREPQRILELKERPRLIGSNGGYREEPVDHRLTEREWAEEWRHLDNVLNCIVDMVEKTRRSVSVLRRCQESDRDELNYWRRRSNPHDEGRKNGSTAGNVPFSKTLSPLSAEGVNTDSQRDLPLRSGSGYVPDEIWRKAEEAVNEVKRQAMDEVQKAVAEAEQKAFEMITAERAKMEKTLADAKRKATEDAIQVINEQEDSSECCWNCGRKASETCSGCNAARYCGSFCQHKDWERHHLICSPGLQTQPKSMPRIPAKAPESPGLEKTSRVSTPASSDASGH is encoded by the exons ATGCCCGGTTCCCCAGTGGATGGAAAGACTCATTGCAGACCAACCGTCTCCGTCATGCCTCCTCTACCCTCCGTCAACCCCAGTGGACCTCGACCAGCAGCCTTCTCCTCCACAGCAT TGACTAATGGGATCAATCATTCTCCGCCGATGCTCAACGCCATTCCCTCGCCGCCTCAGCGCTACAGCAACGgcccttcatcatcatcttcctcttctCTGGCCAATCAGCAGCTTCCAGCCACCTGCGGCGCTCGACAGCTGAGCAAACTCAAGCGCTTCCTCACAACCCTGCAGCAGTTCGGCAACGACATCTCGCCCGAGATCGGAGAGAGCGTCCGAAACCTGGTGCTGGCGCTGGTG AACAACACCGTCACCATCGAAGAGTTTCACTCCAGACTGCAAGAAGCTACAAACTTCCCCTTGAGGCCCTTCGTCATTCCCTTCCTGAAG GCGAACCTGCCCTTACTGCAGAGAGAGCTTTTGCACTGCGCTCGAGCCGCCAAACAGACTCCAGCGCAGTATCTGTCCCAACACGAACACCTCCTGCTCAGCACCAGCGTCCCATCACCAGCCGACTCCACCGAACTCCTGCTGGAGCCCAGCGAGAGCAGCAAACGCCACAGTCCTAACCG AAGTAAAGAGAATGGTTTTCACGAGCGTCCTCCCGCCTCCCTGGAGCCTCCTGCCAAACGAATTTGCACCATTAGCCCCGCCCCCCGACACAGCCCCGCCCACCCGCTGCAGCTCCCCGCCCAGATCCACCCGACTCCGCCCCCTCTGCAGCACTATGCGCTGGATGACATCAGCACACCTCACCTGTACAGAGAGCCGCAGCGGATCCTGGAGCTGAAGGAGCGTCCGCGGCTGATAG GCAGTAACGGAGGCTATCGTGAGGAACCTGTGGACCACAGACTGACGGAAAGAGAGTGGGCTGAAGAATGGAGACATCTGGATAAT GTGCTGAACTGTATTGTGGACATGGTGGAGAAGACACGGCGTTCGGTAAGCGTTCTGCGGCGCTGTCAGGAGTCCGACCGAGACGAGCTCAATTACTGGAGACGACGCTCCAACCCACACGATGAGGGACGCAAGAACGGATCGACCGCAGGGAACGTCCCGTTCTCCAAGACACTCAGCCCTCTGTCAGCCGAGGGAGTCAACACAG ACTCTCAGAGGGATCTTCCCTTGCGCTCCGGCTCTGGATATGTGCCTGATGAGATATGGAGGAAAGCCG AGGAAGCGGTGAACGAGGTGAAGCGTCAGGCGATGGACGAGGTGCAGAAGGCCGTCGCCGAGGCCGAGCAGAAAGCCTTCGAGATGATCACCGCAGAGAGAGCCAAGATGGAGAAAACCCTCGCCGATGCCAAGAGGAAAGCCACTGAAGACGCCATACAGGTCATCAACGAGCAGGAAGACTCCAGCGAG TGCTGCTGGAACTGCGGTCGGAAGGCGAGCGAGACGTGCAGCGGCTGTAATGCGGCGCGATACTGCGGCTCCTTCTGTCAACACAAGGACTGGGAGCGACACCATCTCATCTGCAGCCCGGGACTCCAGACGCAGCCCAAATCCATGCCACGCATCCCGGCCAAAGCTCCGGAGAGTCCAGGCCTGGAGAAGACCTCCAGAGTGTCCACCCCAGCCTCGTCAGACGCCAGCGGACACTGA